In Antennarius striatus isolate MH-2024 chromosome 8, ASM4005453v1, whole genome shotgun sequence, a single window of DNA contains:
- the p2rx3b gene encoding P2X purinoceptor 3b, translating to MWSCIKDFFTYETTKSVVVKSWTIGIINRIVQLLIITYFVGWVFLHEKAYQIRDTAIESSVMTKVKGFGIHNDKVMDVADYVTPTQGASVFCIITKMITTENQVQGFCPESEKKFSCIQDSDCISRLNKPGSYGILTGRCVPFNDTIKMCEIKGWCPAEIDTVKITPMMEVENFTIFIKNSIRFPTFNYTKGNFLSTITSSYIKQCNFDMVNNTYCPIFRVGDVIRYAQQNFTKLADKGGVIGIKIGWICDLDKSDDQCNPSYSFTRLDAMSQKNSVSPGYNFRFAKYFKMENGTDYRTLIKAYAIRFDVLVNGNAGKFNMIPTLINMVAAFTSVGVGTVLCDIILLNFLKGAEQYKAKKFEEVSDNQLDSPKNGLYRSQLSLRRSENIMKSSDSGAFSIERYS from the exons ATGTGGTCGTGCATAAAAGACTTCTTCACCTACGAGACCACCAAGTCGGTGGTGGTGAAGAGCTGGACCATCGGCATCATCAACCGCATCGTCCagctcctcatcatcacttACTTTGTCGG GTGGGTGTTCCTCCATGAGAAGGCCTATCAGATACGAGACACGGCCATCGAATCCTCCGTCATGACCAAAGTCAAAGGTTTTGGGATCCACAACGATAAGGTCATGGACGTGGCGGACTACGTCACACCCACGCAG GGAGCGTCAGTCTTCTGCATCATCACCAAAATGATCACAACGGAGAACCAAGTCCAGGGGTTCTGTCCTGAG AGTGAGAAAAAGTTCAGCTGTATCCAGGACAGCGACTGCATCAGTCGCCTCAACAAACCAGGAAGTTATG GAATCCTCACGGGGAGATGCGTCCCGTTCAACGACACCATCAAGATGTGTGAGATCAAAGGCTGGTGTCCCGCTGAGATCGACACCGTCAAGAT CACGCCgatgatggaggtggagaatTTCACCATTTTCATTAAGAACAGCATCCGCTTCCCGACCTTCAACTACACCAA agggaACTTCCTGTCCACCATCACTAGCAGTTACATCAAGCAGTGTAACTTTGACATGGTCAACAACACCTACTGCCCCATCTTCAGGGTGGGAGACGTGATTCGATACGCTCAGCAGAACTTCACCAAACTGGCCGACAAG GGGGGAGTGATCGGAATAAAGATCGGTTGGATCTGTGATCTGGACAAGTCGGATGACCAGTGCAACCCATCGTACTCCTTCACCCGGCTGGACGCCATGTCCCAGAAGAACAGCGTCTCCCCAGGGTACAACTTCAG GTTTGCAAAGTACTTTAAAATGGAGAACGGGACGGACTACCGAACGCTGATCAAAGCCTACGCCATCAGGTTCGACGTCCTCGTCAACGGAAAT GCGGGGAAGTTCAACATGATCCCAACTCTTATCAACATGGTGGCAGCCTTCACGTCAGTGGGAGTG GGCACGGTGCTTTGCGACATCATATTGTTGAACTTCCTGAAAGGGGCGGAGCAGTACAAGGCCAAGAAGTTTGAGGAG GTGTCGGACAACCAGCTGGACTCCCCCAAGAACGGCTTGTACCGCTCCCAGCTGTCCCTCCGCCGCAGCGAGAACATAATGAAGTCCAGCGACTCCGGGGCCTTCTCCATCGAACGTTACAGCTAA
- the LOC137599863 gene encoding ladderlectin-like, whose product MLVTADAEFNQTFIMFLMKTQLLVCLLGVFLSVGAAADVQEERAELSIPGVSLEETPDVQTAQERSALSCPPGWQQYQNKCYQLLSMAYAWNNAEFHCESIGSNLVSVRNFEEYSFLQNMARSANYPTAWIGGYRFQGYWKWDDGTPFLYDNWYSHSSNSNYNCIYLNSEEPPHGQCYSFVLSVQQGTRRSEVDNLDVNV is encoded by the exons ATGTTGGTCACAGCAGACGCTGAGTTCAACCAG ACCTTCATCATGTTCCTCATGAAGACCCAGCTGCTCGTCTGTCTTCTCggtgtcttcctctctgtcgGCGCTGCAGCAG ACGTCCAGGAAGAGAGAGCTGAACTTTCAATCCCAG GAGTTTCTCTGGAGGAAACACCAGATGTTCAGACAGCAC AGGAGAGATCGGCGTTAAGTTGTCCTCCAGGATGGCAGCAGTACCAGAACAAATGTTACCAGCTGCTCTCAATGGCATATGCCTGGAATAATGCAGAG TTTCATTGTGAGAGCATTGGATCCAACCTGGTGTCGGTCCGGAACTTCGAGGAATACAGTTTCCTCCAGAATATGGCCAGGAGTGCTAATTACCCCACAGCCTGGATTGGTGGATACCGGTTCCAG GGCTACTGGAAGTGGGACGATGGTACACCGTTCCTCTACGACAACTGGTACTCCCACAGCAGCAATTCCAACTACAACTGTATCTACTTGAACAGTGAAG AACCCCCCCATGGCCAGTGTTACTCCTTTGTGCTGTCGGTGCAACAGGGAACCCGGAGGTCTGAGGTGGATAACCTTGAC GTCAACGTTTGA